The following are from one region of the Girardinichthys multiradiatus isolate DD_20200921_A chromosome 9, DD_fGirMul_XY1, whole genome shotgun sequence genome:
- the LOC124874432 gene encoding uncharacterized protein LOC124874432 — protein sequence MGRDLMCRLNIAIISNPDGLTVHTQKDFDYDYTAVHWAPDQPLYAYQWKLPVGPVPQHFVTLAVNAVTPDSEIMSADDLHCTSHVSEGPDFDYEDSWYKITNERVYLSDMYWNDHTAALSVTLTSEQLHFFQVSGSVPHVSLAKSENMEWKDVGFFVRRCLLATDWRETDVPYVFVSPSQNAFKRHCPTVVSCNRTVQLISHSHLFLATASSADADLEELPDSLWAAHKYDVGLITDCEPVVVTPKSNYRPCQKQYLLKKEALEGIRPVFDSLLKAGVIVPCPNSPVRTPLFPVKKIRPPGEPDEWRFVMDLQAVNQSVVARAPSVPNPSTILSQIPPEAKYFSVIDLANAFFSVPVHKDSQYWFAFEFDGKPYCFTRLCQGYTESPTIFNTALKDSLADLTLSPGTVLTQYVDDLLLSAGSEDQCRKDTLKLLQHLHKKGHKVSRSKMQFVQKEVTFLGHVLSHKSRKLSPQRIEAVLKIPKPVTKKQMMSFLGMTGYCRAHILNYSELEAPLASLIYGRSLAAADKIKWTDEAELAFNDLKTALSSAPALALPNSDKPFIQMVDEKSGFMSSVLLQSHGDKLRPVAYYSSKLDAVAAGLPGCLRAVAAAEKAVLASRDVVGYNPLTVFVPHSVSIILLEQKTSHLSAARWLRYSSILLDMPNITIKRCNTLNPATLLPTEEDGESHDCAAVLNVVCTPRPDLQDTPLTNPDLILYVDGSSSRSAVGLNQVGFAVCSDSAVLRSGPLPAHYSAQTAELIALTEACKLAEGKTVTIYTDSRYCFGVVHDFGALWKHRSFLKSDGKPILNARQVSDLLDAIMLPARLAVVKCAAHTGQSDFVSRGNAAADSAAKTAALRPFSSDESFLSLTDPQGVTVPEMQSFATSQEKEKWRRAGCIFNSSSGWHVSDGRPCLPKHFFPWFAKWTHGLDHVSKGGMLDMVKKYWYTNGFSVVAENYCKRCLICASHNPSRVPAQSQAAHPPPRFPFQHLMMDFIELTPAEGKKYCLVVVDMFSKYVEAFPTKHADSSAVAKSLLTEILPRWGVPEVISSDNGTHFVNKALQEISKLLGFQLKTHCAYHPQSGGAVERENGTIKNKLAKCCEETGLSWPKALPLVLMYMRMRNRSRANLSPFEILFGRPANTGGRPSTNLSTLTTAHFEHSMLEYCKVLSRSLSLSHQTVKAALPPVADRPLHQFQPGQWVLIRDARRRHWRDKRWRGPFQILLVTHTAVKVQERDTWVHFTHCKVFTGTPPEQHPGSEPPT from the coding sequence atgggtagagatttgatgtgcagattaaatattgctattatttcaaaccCTGATGGACTGACAGTTCACACTCAGAAGGACTTTGACTATGACTACACTGCAGTACATTGGGCCCCAGATCAACCCTTATATGCATATCAGTGGAAGCTTCCAGTTGGTCCTGTacctcaacattttgtcacattggcagTGAATGCTGTGACACCTGATAGTGAGATAATGAGTGCAGATGATCTGCATTGTACTTCACATGTATCTGAAggacctgattttgattatgaggacagttggtacaaaattacaaatgagaGAGTGTACCTCTCTGACATGTACTGGAATGATCACACAGCAGCTTTATCTGTGACTTTAacctctgaacagctgcatttttttcaagtttctggTTCGGTGCCGCATGTATCATTGGCCAAGTCTGAAAATATGGAATGGAAGGATGTGGGGTTTTTTGTTAGACGTTGTCTCCTTGCCACGGATTGGAGGGAGACAGATGTCCcatatgtgtttgtgtctccttctcaaaatgcttttaaaagacattgtcccactgttgtttcctgtaatcgtacagtgcaactgatttcacattcacatctgtttttagctACGGCTTCTTCTGCGGATGCAGATCTTGAAGAGCTGCCTGATTCATTGTGGGCTGCTCACAAATATGATGTTGGTCTTATTACAGATTGTGAGCCAGTTGTTGTTACTCCTAAATCAAACTACAGGCCATGTCAGAAACAATACTTATTGAAGAAGGAAGCTTTGGAGGGAATTCGTCCCGTTTTTGATTCCCTCCTTAAAGCTGGGGTAATTGTACCCTGTCCAAATTCACCTGTGAGAACACCGTTGTTCCCTGTAAAAAAAATTAGGCCCCCTGGAGAGCCTGACGAATGGAGATTTGTCATGGACCTTCAGGCTGTcaaccagtctgttgtggccCGGGCACCATCAGTTCCGAACCCTTCTACGATTCTGTCACAAATTCCAccagaagctaaatatttttcagtgatagacctggcaaatgcatttttttcggTCCCTGTACATAAGGACAGTCAGtattggtttgcttttgagtttgatgGGAAGCCATATTGTTTTACTCGTCTTTGTCAGGGCTACACAGAGAGTCcaactatttttaacacagctctgaaggactctttggctgatttgactctgtctcctggaactgtccttacacagtatgttgatgatttattattatcagcAGGATCAGAGGATCAGTGTAGGAAAGACACCTTGAAACTGCTTCAAcatcttcataagaagggtcacaaagtttcacgatctaaaatgcagtttgtacagaaagaagtgacatttcttggtcatgttctctcacataaaagcagaaaactgtccCCTCAGCGCATTGAAGCTGTTCTGAAAATCCCAAAACCTGTCaccaagaaacaaatgatgtcatttttggGTATGACAGGTTATTGCAGAGCTCACATTCTGAATTACTCTGAGCTGGAAGCGCCTTTGGCCAGTTTAATATATGGGAGGAGCTTGGCAGCTGCAGACAAGATTAAATGGACAGATGAGGCAGAATTGGCtttcaatgatttaaaaacagccctgtcttctgcgcctgcattggctttaccaaactctgacaagccatttattcaaatggtggatgaaaaatctggtttcatgtcatctgtgttgttgcaatcccatggtgataaattgcgacctgtggcttattattccagtaagcttgatgcagttgcagctgggctgcctggttgtttgcgagctgttgctgcagctgagaaAGCCGTGTTGGCATCACGTGACGTTGTTGGATATAATCcattgacagtttttgttccacattctgtttccatCATCCTCCTGGAACAAAAGACGTCTCATCTATCAGCAGCAAGGTGGTTGAGGTATTCTTCAATATTATTGGACATGCCCAACATTACAATTAAACGTTGTAACACTTTAAATCCAGCCACACTACTGCCTACTGAGGAGGATGGTGAAAGTCATGACTgcgcagctgtcttaaatgttgtttgtaccCCTCGTCCTGACTTGCAAGACACCCCTTTGACTAACCCTGATCTTATCTTGTATGTAGATGGGTCTTCCTCCCGTTCTGCAGTGGGTCTGAACCAAGTAGGATTTGCAGTGTGCTCTGACTCAGCTGTTTTGCGCTCAGGTCCTTTGCCAGCGCATTACTCagctcaaacagctgaattaattgctttgactgaagcttgcaagttggcagaaggaaagactgtgactatttacacagactcaagaTATTGTTTCGGAGTGGTGCATGATTTCGGGGCCTTGTGGAAACATCGCTCCTTTTTGAAATCAGATGGAAAACCTATTTTGAATGCTAGACAAGTGTCTGATCTTTTGGATGCTATTATGTTACCCGCACGTTTGGCTGTGGTTAAGTGTGCTGCGCACACAGGACAGTCTGATTTTGTTTCTAGGGGTAATGCAGCCGCGGACTCGGCAGCAAAAACCGCAGCTTTGAGGCCTTTCTCCTCAGATgaatcttttctttctctgactgaTCCGCAAGGTGTCACTGTTCCTGAAATGCAATCTTTTGCTActtcacaggaaaaagaaaaatggcgaaGAGCTGGGTGTATCTTTAACAGCAGTTCTGGCTGGCATGTTTCTGATGGTAGACCATGCctgcctaaacatttttttccctggTTTGCTAAATGGACGCATGGTTTGGATCATGTGTCCAAAGGGGGAATGCTggatatggttaaaaaatactggtatacaaatgggttttcagtggtagctgaaaattattgtaaaagatgtttgatctgtgcttctCACAACCCCTCGAGGGTTCCTGCACAATCACAGGCGGCACATCCACCTCCACGGTtcccatttcagcatttgatgaTGGATTTCATTGAATTGACACCTGCtgaagggaagaaatattgtttagtggtcgtggacatgttttctaaatatgttgaagCGTTTCCAACAAAACACGCAGACAGCAGTGCTGTAGCGAAGTCTTTGTTGACAGAGATTCTTCCCCGTTGGGGGGTCCCAGAGGTGATTTCCAGTGATAACGGGACACATTTTGTCAACAAAGCTTTGCAAGAAATTAGTAAGCTTCTAGGTTTCCAGTTGAAGACACATTgtgcttaccacccacaatcaggtggagcagtagaacgagaaaatggaacaataaaaaataagttggctaaatgctgtgaagaaacaggTTTGTCCTGGCCGAAAGCGCTCCCTCTGGTTCTTATGTATATGCGGATGAGAAATAGATCCAGAGCTAATTTGAGtccttttgaaatcctttttgggagacctgcaaatacagggggaagaccgagtactaacctaagcacactaacaactgctcattttgaacattccatgttggaatattgtaaggttctgtcacgttctctttctctctcccatCAGACGGTGAAAGCTGCCTTACCCCCAGTAGCTGACAGACCCCTGCACCAGTTTCAGCCAGGACAGTGGGTGCTGATTAGAGATGCCAGGAGACGTCACTGGAGAGACAAGCGGTGGAGAGGTCCGTTTCAAATTCTGCTGGTGACTCACACTGCCGTAAAGGTCCAGGAACGTGACACCTGGGTCCATTTTACGCACTGCAAGGTGTTCACTGGAACACCACCcgagcagcatcctggttctgaacctcctacctag
- the LOC124874434 gene encoding uncharacterized protein LOC124874434, with protein sequence MDGDWEKIKNKKRIKKQDLDQREKWVKCWNEWITEAMRRERKSELKQMAGGKDLSGDVGNRYDNAGCAVDYPTFPPPYRPSDASPSCLYPSLQTELRALQMADLDLDSRPPPAAGQPAAGQPANLPASQPGQLASPLQYQPVSQPTHPPAVQADLTQHSGPSGVEGVIMHQPTDEQRPGSSKDNKIPFLSSPVSFHEFTWLRSGRQRGQDKKEEGEYQCPMLEVAGTNEPQLVFRPWTAADIQASAALLPDPVGDGRKFATEFKALCHEMRPTGTEIRRLLAAKIKPGDLVGLRLPDPAVRLGETTGGENGDLNHRNGPWYNAIEHLCTDLITKFPQRSDCAVLQQVKQRPDETVADFLYRMEEAFNKHSGMERPADFTVLGPWEKMLCGYIMEGLLPEIAAQTKTLYVGWRHGVRFEELKRHALHSDDVINDRKKKKADKRETDLHNAALTLYYSTNQRGSFPRGRGRGRRGRGRGRGQWSRSDACHKCGKLGHWRNECPEKLQQPDTGN encoded by the coding sequence atggatggtgattgggagaaaataaaaaataaaaaaaggattaaaaaacaagatttagatcagagagaaaaatgggtaaaatgttggaatgaatggattACGGAGGCTATGCGTAGGGAAAGAAAATCCGAATTGAAACAGATGGCAGGGGGAAAAGATTTGTCCGGGGACGTGGGAAACAGGTATGACAATGCTGGTTGTGCCGTTGATTACCCCACGTTTCCACCTCCATATAGACCTAGTGATGCTTCACCCTCCTGTCTATATCCATCTTTACAGACGGAGTTGCGGGCCCTCCAGATGGCAGACCTCGATCTAGACTcccgtcctcctccagcagcaggcCAACCAGCAGCGGGCCAACCAGCAAATCTGCCCGCAAGTCAGCCAGGACAACTCGCCAGTCCGCTTCAGTATCAGCCCGTGAGTCAACCCACACATCCACCTGCAGTGCAGGCTGATCTCACTCAGCACAGCGGCCCCAGCGGAGTGGAAGGTGTGATTATGCACCAGCCTACAGATGAGCAGCGACCGGGATCATCAAAGGACAACAAAAtacctttcctctcctctcctgttagttttcatgagtttacatggctacgaagtggaagacaacgagGACAAGATAAAAAAGAGGAAGGAGAGTATCAATGTCCTATGTTGGAAGTAGCCGGAACAAATGAGCCTCAGTTGGTGTTTCGACCGTGGACTGCAGCAGACATCCAAGCCAGTGCCGCGTTACTTCCGGATCCCGTAGGAGACGGAAGAAAGTTTGCTACggaatttaaagctttatgccATGAAATGAGACCCACCGGCACAGAAATTCGCCGGctccttgcagcaaaaatcaaACCTGGAGATTTAGTTGGTCTGAGATTGCCAGATCCTGCAGTGCGCCTTGGAGAGACAACTGGAGGTGAAAATGGTGATTTAAATCATCGTAATGGGCCATGGTATAATgccatagaacatttgtgcactGACTTGATCACAAAATTTCCACAGAGGAGTGATTGTGCCGTGCTACAACAAGTTAAACAACGTCCTGATGAGACAGTCGCTGATTTTCTTTACCGGATGGAAGAAGcgttcaataaacattcaggtaTGGAGCGCCCCGCTGACTTTACCGTTTTGGGCCCCTGGGAAAAGATGCTGTGTGGATATATTATGGAAGGACTTCTCCCTGAGATCGCAGCACAAACTAAGACTCTTTATGTTGGTTGGAGACATGGGGTGCGttttgaggagctgaaaagacatGCTTTACACAGCGATGATGTTATCAacgacaggaagaagaaaaaagcggACAAAAGAGAGACTGATTTGCATAACGCTGCCTTGACCCTGTATTACAGTACAAATCAACGTGGTTCTTTTCCTCGAGGACGAGGCCGGGGACGCCGGGGCAGAGGTCGGGGAAGGGGACAGTGGTCCCGCTCTGATGCTTGCCATAAATGTGGAAAGTTGGGACACTGGAGGAATGAATGTCCAGAGAAACTGCAGCAGCCGGACACCGGTAACTGA